Proteins co-encoded in one Salvia splendens isolate huo1 chromosome 4, SspV2, whole genome shotgun sequence genomic window:
- the LOC121800021 gene encoding dof zinc finger protein 1-like isoform X2, protein MIQFPSFTNSTVAASSPSSPPRQHLSSSLELLTAATSGGFMPASADPYSSGFPMPEFKPSLNFSLDGLGSGYGSFQGVPEANGKLLFPFEDLKQVPNNADQTRDDHNSNGFWNGVIGGGS, encoded by the exons ATGATCCAATTCCCCTCATTCACCAACTCCACCGTCGCCGCTTcttctccgtcgtcgccgccgcgcCAGCATCTCTCCTCCTCGCTGGAGCTGCTCACGGCGGCGACGTCGGGCGGTTTCATGCCGGCGTCGGCGGATCCATACTCGTCGGGGTTTCCGATGCCGGAGTTCAAGCCGTCGCTCAACTTCTCGCTGGATGGGCTCGGGAGCGGCTATGGAAGCTTCCAGGGGGTTCCCGAAGCAAATGGGAAGCTTCTTTTTCCGTTTGAGGATTTGAAGCAGGTGCCCAACAATGCTGATCAAACTCGAGATGATCATAATTCCAATGGATTTTGGAATGGGGTTATAGGCGGTGGATCATG A
- the LOC121800021 gene encoding dof zinc finger protein 1-like isoform X1 yields MIQFPSFTNSTVAASSPSSPPRQHLSSSLELLTAATSGGFMPASADPYSSGFPMPEFKPSLNFSLDGLGSGYGSFQGVPEANGKLLFPFEDLKQVPNNADQTRDDHNSNGFWNGVIGGGSW; encoded by the exons ATGATCCAATTCCCCTCATTCACCAACTCCACCGTCGCCGCTTcttctccgtcgtcgccgccgcgcCAGCATCTCTCCTCCTCGCTGGAGCTGCTCACGGCGGCGACGTCGGGCGGTTTCATGCCGGCGTCGGCGGATCCATACTCGTCGGGGTTTCCGATGCCGGAGTTCAAGCCGTCGCTCAACTTCTCGCTGGATGGGCTCGGGAGCGGCTATGGAAGCTTCCAGGGGGTTCCCGAAGCAAATGGGAAGCTTCTTTTTCCGTTTGAGGATTTGAAGCAGGTGCCCAACAATGCTGATCAAACTCGAGATGATCATAATTCCAATGGATTTTGGAATGGGGTTATAGGCGGTGGATCATG GTAA